Proteins encoded by one window of Dioscorea cayenensis subsp. rotundata cultivar TDr96_F1 chromosome 6, TDr96_F1_v2_PseudoChromosome.rev07_lg8_w22 25.fasta, whole genome shotgun sequence:
- the LOC120263832 gene encoding uncharacterized protein LOC120263832: protein MNFYNPTQKKSLFKQKSFSISIRSPRFLLSCFTSTFITLLIIFQIQTLKTSFSLNSSYQHISFLPLKDLRFADKPMDGHTWFMSSMNDTREDGGPEHVYFPSEASDGQLLCLSGRSISNGTKNFYGFISPVSLTSDIDLLNGLTFISDTYYDYDNLWHGMSAMIPFISWHQSKSCMLPNRWLLYRRGELRKRISPWLKELLIAIFQPKSLVIEEFNGRKTTSCLEKAVVFRRNQGSMSKEKKEQVYDLIRCKARAYCGIKKDDIDEEKVIVRLTLLLRLGKRSFKDDNAVISIFEKACLKVEDCRLRVARPNNLTFCDQVKLMSETDVLATPHGAQLTNMIFMDKNSSVMEFFPKGWKELAGVGQYVFRWIAESSGINHTGQWNDPNGERCPESNPSRCFPFYKDKQIGYNESFFSAWTASVLNEMKEQKLAKNQAKITPSYACAC from the exons ATGAACTTCTATAACCCCACTCAAAAGAAATCTCTTTTCAAACAAAAGAGCTTCTCTATCTCTATTCGCTCCCCTAGATTCCTCCTCTCTTGTTTTACCTCCACCTTCATCACTCTCCTCATCATTTTCCAAATTCAAACCTTAAAGACATCATTCTCATTGAACTCTTCTTACCAACACATCTCCTTCTTGCCTTTAAAGGATCTTCGCTTCGCCGATAAACCGATGGATGGCCACACATGGTTCATGAGCTCTATGAATGATACTAGAGAAGACGGTGGACCGGAACACGTATATTTTCCTTCCGAGGCTTCCGACGGTCAGCTTTTATGCCTTTCCGGTAGAAGCATCTCCAATGGAACAAAGaatttctatggatttatttcCCCGGTGTCTCTCACCAGCGATATCGACCTACTCAATGGCCTCACTTTCATCTCCGACACATATTACGACTACGATAATCTTTGGCATGGTATGTCCGCAATGATTCCTTTCATTTCATGGCATCAAAGCAAGTCATGCATGTTACCTAATAGGTGGCTACTCTACCGCCGTGGAGAATTAAGGAAGAGGATAAGTCCTTGGTTGAAAGAGCTATTGATAGCTATCTTCCAACCAAAATCACTAGTAATTGAAGAATTCAATGGAAGGAAAACAACTAGTTGTTTGGAGAAGGCAGTGGTGTTCAGAAGGAATCAAGGATCAAtgtcaaaggaaaaaaaggagcAAGTGTATGACTTGATAAGGTGCAAGGCAAGAGCTTATTGTGGAATCAAGAAAGATGACATTGATGAAGAGAAAGTGATTGTAAGATTGACATTGCTTCTCAGACTAGGGAAGAGATCATTCAAGGATGATAATGCAGTTATTAGCATCTTCGAAAAGGCGTGCCTCAAAGTCGAAGATTGCCGACTACGGGTTGCTCGGCCTAATAATCTTACCTTTTGTGATCAG gtgaAATTGATGAGTGAAACAGATGTATTAGCAACACCGCATGGAGCTCAACTCACAAATATGATTTTCATGGATAAGAATAGCAGTGTAATGGAATTTTTTCCGAAAGGATGGAAGGAGTTGGCCGGAGTTGGACAGTATGTATTCCGATGGATTGCCGAGTCATCGGGTATAAATCACACCGGCCAATGGAATGATCCTAACGGCGAGCGGTGCCCGGAGAGTAATCCTTCTCGGTGCTTTCCTTTCTATAAAGATAAGCAGATTGGGTATAATGAGTCATTCTTCTCTGCTTGGACTGCTTCTGTTCTCAATGAAATGAAGGAGCAAAAGCTAGCAAAGAATCAAGCAAAGATCACACCATCTTATGCTTGTGCTTGTTGa